The following are encoded together in the Zingiber officinale cultivar Zhangliang chromosome 8A, Zo_v1.1, whole genome shotgun sequence genome:
- the LOC122011636 gene encoding chlorophyllase-2-like, with translation MTTVFNLGKFNVKTVTKDSDKKASSPPKSLLVVTPSEAGTYPIALFLHGFFLNVSSYLQILRHIASHGFILVAPQLFTILPSSPEEDIAAAAAVCDWLPEGLQSLLPEGVTADLAHLGLSGHSRGGHAAFALALGHAKTSLKFSALIGVDPVAGSGRSNQVSPEILTYVPSSFGLDFPVLVIGTGLGSKKKNPLFPPCAPEGVNHDEFYRESRPTCYHLVAKDYGHLDMLDDGAAPVQKIVCRCGDEGGRDAMRRTTAGVMTAFLKAFLQGEGADLDAVVRNPGLAPTTLDPVESRRKPALAGVIRSKL, from the exons ATGACAACCGTATTTAATCTTGGTAAGTTTAACGTTAAGACGGTGACAAAGGATTCCGACAAGAAGGCCTCCTCTCCTCCCAAATCGCTTTTAGTCGTCACTCCTAGCGAAGCGGGAACGTATCCAATCGCCCTCTTTCTCCATGGCTTCTTTCTCAACGTCTCATCTTACCTTCAAATTCTTCGTCATATTGCCTCTCATGGCTTTATCCTTGTAGCTCCACAG tTGTTTACCATTTTACCATCGTCGCCGGAGGAAGACATCGCGGCCGCGGCCGCTGTCTGCGACTGGCTACCAGAGGGCCTGCAGTCCTTGCTCCCGGAGGGCGTCACCGCGGACCTTGCCCACCTCGGGCTCTCCGGACATAGCCGGGGCGGCCACGCGGCCTTCGCTCTGGCCCTCGGCCACGCCAAGACCAGTCTCAAGTTCTCCGCTCTCATCGGCGTCGACCCTGTCGCCGGCTCCGGGAGGTCGAACCAGGTCTCTCCCGAGATCCTGACCTATGTGCCTTCCTCCTTCGGCCTCGACTTCCCGGTCCTCGTCATCGGCACCGGGCTcgggagcaagaagaagaacccGTTGTTCCCGCCGTGCGCTCCGGAGGGCGTCAACCACGACGAGTTCTACCGGGAGAGCCGGCCGACGTGCTACCACTTGGTGGCAAAAGACTACGGCCACCTCGACATGCTGGACGACGGCGCGGCGCCGGTGCAGAAGATAGTGTGCAGGTGCGGCGACGAGGGAGGCAGGGACGCAATGAGGAGGACGACGGCAGGAGTTATGACAGCGTTCCTCAAGGCTTTTTTGCAGGGCGAGGGAGCAGACCTCGACGCCGTCGTCAGGAATCCTGGACTCGCCCCGACGACCCTCGATCCAGTTGAGTCCCGCAGGAAACCGGCTCTCGCTGGCGTTATCAGATCCAAACTTTAG